Within the Corticium candelabrum chromosome 6, ooCorCand1.1, whole genome shotgun sequence genome, the region gcTTTAAAACTTGtaatttgcttaattaaggcAATCATAAGTTATTAAATTTGCATCATGCATAATTCAATTTATACACAGTGAAAGACAATCCACACTCAACTAAAATGTTTATCCTAATAGGTCTGTTTACTAAGAACTTTTCATTTAAGATTTGGCCAAACAAATTTTTGAGAATTCTTTGAAGAAAGCTTGCAGGTGTAGTAGATGTAGTAGACATGCTCATAGTAAGACCAGCATGCTGAGAAAACCTTGGCTCACACTGTATACCAAATGACGTTAAGTGAACGCCTAAGTCTTTATAACAGATTTAGTAAACATGCTTCATAAAGTAAGACCACTGGCTGAGACAACCGTGGCTCAAATTTTAGACAAAATTCGAGTAAAAGCTTGAGTCTCTATTTGGTTGCTGAAACGTCACAACGTATGCACAGTCTGACTACTTAGACACATGATGCTTACATTGGATTCCGTGTCTCTCAAAGTCAGAGAGGATCCAGTGATGACAAGAGTCATTTCTTGAGTCCACAGTTTGCCTCGAGCACTCAAGTCCTAAACGACACGACGACGTCATTTGCGTACAAAACGAATTAATATCCCGTCACTTCATACCTTGACCTTCCTTAGACACTCTGAAGGAGTCACGGAAGAAGGTTGCAGCTTGTCCAGAGGTAAGGCTACCAGATGCTGCAAAGGTGTACGATTTATTGGAATGCTATAATGATTTGCTGTTGAACACGACAGTTTTTACCTCGACCGAATAACGTCGCTCTTCGAAATCTTCGAGAGTCTCGCCAGCTGATAAGGGAGAACTGTCTCTTGAGTCGACGGTCGGCCAACCTGCAAGGAAGGAATATTcgttacaagcaaacaaataaatgaaagCCAAGCACAGCTGCAGAATTTGGAGAGGACACGAAAGACGAAAAATATGAAAGAGAAGTCACTCAAGCATGTGGTCATTTCCAACCTCTCATCGTGAAAGCTGTAGGACACTGGTCGTTTTTCAAGTCTAGAGACTCTAGCTGGAAACTATCACCTCAAAAGCGGCTTCAATGAACCATCTAACAATGTCCGAGGCTTACGCAAACTTGATGGAGAAATTGTCCTTGGAACTTTGCCAGCATAATGCCAAACATTATACCATAGAGTGAACTCAGACTTTGATAGTTTGTGAGATTTTCGTGTAGCTTAGGTTATGATGCAAAAATTTATAGactttaaatattttttaaaagTGAAACTTTATCCAGAAAGTTAGAAACAGACTCGAAAACCTTCAAGATTGTAGCCATTtgtaataaaatatttaatctTGTCTCAACAAAAATTTGTCTGAAGCAAACTCTACAGTTGCGATAAGAATCTGGTAATAAAATAATTCTCAACTGTGCATATTGCAGCACTATAGGAGCTGAGGTGATTGACTTGCCGCCATGATAACAACACTGCAGTTTATACAGGTTAGCTCAAACATGCAACAGTATACACAACGTGCACAAAGCTGCACAAAAAGCAGAAAACGAGTAGACAACATGCAGTTACTCAAGAGTGTTCTGCGGATGCACTCACATGCAAGTActtacacaaatacacaccacacacagacaaacaaacaaacaaacaaagtaacaaacgagcaatcagacaagcaaacaaaagcaaacaaattaatacacTGAATGATAACTCACAGACagccacaaaaacaaagaaagaaacaaacaaaaccgaTTAATAAAACACACGtaaacaaacgaacacacaccaacaaacaaaaactaacTACAAACATACTCATGCTGACTATAAATAACCTGCACAAGCATACACGCACTCAAACTTATTTATAACAAGCTCGCGTGCATGCACACTCAACCCCCAAAGACCCGGACATTAGGACTAACACCTGTTGACTGATGACTGATAACAATCCAAGGAATAGTTACAATCCGCCTTACCTCCTTCATCAAGAGTGGAGTGTGATATGTGACGCGCCAGATAGGGAGTCTCTTCCATCTCGGGCatctaataattaaaaaaaCAAATTCTTCTATAACGCAGCAGCACAATTAAAGATACACTGACATGTGCATTAACAAACTGAGAAGTAAGAACTGTAGAAGACATTATACGTAACAACCCACCTGTCGATGAACGATGCCATTTCTTGCCTGCGTCTCCAGACTGCCTTCCGTCTCGGTCATCGCCATGTGCTCTCCGGTTTCTTCAAACCAATTCCTCTGCTTTGATTTTCCATTGGACGGAGAGGCGCCATCTACATTCAAATATGATGTCATACATCACGAAAAGATTTTTCGTTTAATTAAACGTCAATGTCGTCCTTCTGGTAAGATACtttgttagctaattagtcCGTCGGTTAGTCGTCAATCTTTCAAATTGCTCTAAATGGTGTATTCCGTTGTCAATGTCTAGGTGATTGTTCTCAGCAGTTTTCTACACAACGCCTACTTCTCACCGGAAACTCGATCCGTTGGCCTGTATTCGGCATGATCTCCCCAGTCGTAGTAATCGTCAGGCAGGCTGCTCTGTGATACTCTCCTTTTCGCACTGCGAGGAAGTACACGTCAACATCACAGCTGCATTAATTACTAGTAGGCAGATTACCAACCGTTCGTGCCCAGCGCAAAGTATGACGATGAGAACAAGCACCACAACGACGACGACTCCCAAGACTGACCCAATAAAGGGATTAACTATaatgacaacaacagaaatacaGCGAGAACATCAACGTAGAGCCATGCATTCATCATACCTACGGCAAACGTCATCGTCTCCTTCGgtctacacagaaacaaacaggtTTACGTCAAAACCCGAACACATAGGACGTTTCGTCGGCGAGCCATTAGCAGATTTCTCCACAAACAATTGCTTTGCAATCCAAGTCGATACCGGATACCAACAACGAGGAAAAGCATGCAGCTGCGAGGTTTCATTACTACTAAAGTGTGATAGCGCCTTTGCACGGGCGTCATCGACCGTCACTGTCCAGGTACCAATAGCCAGCTGGACACAAAACCTAAACGAAGAGAAACCTCCGTCTAGGCACCTTTTGTAAGCACAGGTGGGAGGAGTCGTCTGCTCATGAGCTCACACGGTGAGAAATCGTCCAGCGAACTCGCACCACGGCAATGGGAACGCCGCCACCTACACAAGTGACGACTACGAGCCGCAAAAGCGCAGGTTTTCTGCAAATTTCCTAAAATTGGCAAGTCATACTAGTATCTAGACAAAGGGTGTACAATGACCAATCTCGGGCGTGGTCGTACGCCCAATTTTTGCGTCCGTTTCAACAAGAAAAAGCACAGCACAACGCACAAAGACCAAAAGGAGAAGCCGCTTCACTTGACAAATAACCGAAGCAGTCAATTCAATTCGTCAACAAACCACGCCTACCTCTAAAGCGTCGTCCAGCAGTGCAACTTCAAATCCAAGCTGAATGCTTCCTCGTTGCAACTAAACCGTTCATTAGCACGACGTCATTACAGCAAGTCTCAAAATTCAAACCTATTTTAATCGACGATGTGGTGCTGAAGCGAGGGCATGCGCTGTCAGACACAACTGGCCTCCGCCTTGCGTGGGTAGTACTAAGCGCAGCAAATATCGATACACAAACCTCTTTACCTCACTTCTGCACTTCTATCGAATTACATAGTTAATCTGCCTATCCGTTTACAACCAAGCATGCATCGTCCAGTCAAAGGACATGCACCGACCGCAAGTGTGAATTCACTAAATTCCGTCATCCATGATTTCTCAATCGAGAAGAAAAGAGAGAGACGCCTACGGACACTTGCGCTCGACGCACGCTTTACCTTGTTCCTGGTACTCGCGCTGTGATATCCACATCTGTTGGAACGTACCCTAGAACGACACCGGCATGAAATGACCGAGAGGAGAGGTGCGACGAACACGTGTGAAcacagtgtgtgtgacatCCTTACTAATGATGCCAGAATGGACCCGCCTATCCACGAACTAAATCGTCTCTCGATTGTGCTGTTGTTCGAAATGACTTTCAACCGCATGCTCTGAAAGAACAACACAAATTACCATGAGCGCAACGCGTCACACGTTGCTAGACAGAGAACGAGCGGAATGCGCTAGAGGCAAGAAGTCTGTTTGTGGTGATTGACtacatgacaacacaacaacactacaaTAGTTCTGATGCTCACACTGTTTACTGATGTAGTGTTGAGTATCAAAATAGCTGCTAAATTGGTAGCACCTCAAGTCCCAAAATATAATCATTTTTGGTCCaatgaaattatatatacTTATAGTGTACAGTACCCTACAAGGCTGTCAAGTGTGTTGTAATTAAAACACTGAACAGAATTATCCTCAATCTTCTGTCCGTTTGTACATAAACGTAGTGGCCCATcaaaaaaaaattaattttaagcCATGCTGACAGTAAACTCTTAACAAAGTATAAAACCATGTAGACAATGTAATTGCTGTACATTGACATCTATGTTAAACTGTGCAAAAGAATAACCATtatcatgtgtctgtctgtgtgtctgcctgtctgtctgcattgtATCTACCCCCAAATTTACTAAACGTTCCCAGACTCCTCTCATGACCTTACACCTGTCCAGTTCCCATATATCACTCACAATCCCACACAAGTCTGGGAAGAAGACTATGCAATGCACAGCTGAATCGTTGCAATCCTAGATTTCGGTCCCCCTTTCAATCACCCCCTCACTGCTCCTTCCTTCTTTCATCTATACCTctctcacacaacaaacagtaaaagCACGGTAAATGTAAAAAGCGCCCTAATTAGATCACGCCCACAGATCAAAAACCTCTCCAGCACAATATAATCAGGAGAAAGTTGGGCTAGCACAAAAGGCTCCTGAAGCCAGGTTAGGTTACCTGGTAGTCGCTGAAACACTGACATGGAACACCAACTGAAGGGTGGACGCTCTAAGTCCTGCTTGAAATCTCAGTAACTGATGATCTAAATCACAGTCAGTAGTCATTGCCTCCTCCATCAAAGAGCAAGTACTTATTTGGACCTCTCAGTCAAGAGGCGTAATTGTGTGAGagttgcccaaggaaattatgcctgGGCTCATCCTGGACTGATATTGTGGTAAACAAGGTATTACATGTTTTATCACAATCAAGCTACAGatgacatagacacacacacacacacacacacacacacacacacacacacacacacacacacacacacacacacacacacacacacacacacacacacacacaccagacacacacacacacacacacacacacacacacaccagacacacacacacacacacacacacacacacacacacacacacacacacacacacaccagacagacacacacacacacacacacacacacacacacacacacacacacacacacacacacacacacacacctccaaATTTCCTACGTTAACGTTAGAACTACAGCTAATAAAATAAGTTTCTAAACATACGAGAACTAGATTATAGCTCAGCCTTATACATATGGTATTTACAGTCTCTCCCAACGAAGTCTGTAAAAACAGACACTTTGAGAAAGAGTTAAGACTGGACTGAAAATaacatggtacagtacagacaTTCTgtgcacacaagcacacacctcTTTCATGTCTACAttaaaaatgacaacaaacaattgacttTCATGAACATGCATTTAAAATTTGCTTTATTTGTTTAAAACCACAGTATCAAAccattacaacaacaacaacaaaaaactaaATATACAACATACTGTAATAATTTATAGCAACCACAAGTCAACACTGTCTAGCTAATACCAAACTGCTTCCTTTCTCTAATAAAAATTCTTATGGTTGAAACACCTAGCCATTACCATATATCCTCACCAAGAAGCCTTCAAGGAAAAGCCGTTATGAGAGGTTACCAAGAGTTTGATTGAAACGTCATGCAACTGTAAAGGCATGCCCTTATAATCAAAGTAGCCTCAAATCTCGAAACATTCTCATTGCGCTACATCTGAGCATGTGTAACTAGCCTAAAGGGACTGCTGTATCAGACTCTTGGAAAGATGCATTTAAAAGTCTCACAAAATGTTCATTCATAGAATGTAAACTGTCACCTACAAGAGAAAGACTAGGAGTTGTACAATGGTTTAGAAACACCTGATCATCAGTAGCAAGATGAAGAGTGACATATAGGATTAACAAATGACAAAGACAGTATGGAAGATTATAGAATGAATTGACCATAAGTGGAAAACTGGTGGAATTGTACATTTGATACATTCCTTGTGTTGGTTCCGAGTAACAATGTGTAGGCAATGCAGTTGCAGTATTCCCACATCCATGAGGATGTGCCTCATACCTCAACATGTAAGAGCAGTACTATAACGGCATGCCCTTCTAACAATCTATTTAAGGTACGGCAACCCCACACATCAGGACTGCAACACATAACCCATGACTCACAGGTGGTGTTCTCATTgtcaactctcgtgtgattctGTCAGTAAATCCTGGTAGAAGCGAGTTGCCTCCACACAGTAAGACACAACTGTAAATACCCTACATATTACGACAACAATCAGAATAACAGAAAAAGCATCATTGAATATAGTCAAGTAGCATACAGATCTGATGTCAACATCACACATTCCTGCACTGGTTGTTGCAACTTGTGGAATCCCAAGAAGACCACCACCATGCACACCCTATAAAACATAACAGAATGATATATTCACACTTGGGTTTGACCAGCATTTCCTTATAGTACTTTGTTTTGTTATCCAAAGACTGAACAAAGCCAAGTAAAGAGAGTTAAGAATGCAAGTATAGTTATTGCCATGATTGGAAAAAAATCACATAAATGGAAGGTGAAAAAAAGCAGTCAGAGTGTTCATCAATCAACTGAGTATGTATCCTTTCAAGTTTTTCAGTAATCAAAACATAATCACTAGCCTAGCAATAATGCAGCAAACATTGGATTAGTCAATCTAGCAAAGATATCCTTGGCAATGCAGTTGGTAGAACGTGTGGATATTGTGATGCTGCAACTCTAACTGGTACTTGTTGACAAGACACAACAGCCAAACAATCTGACAAGCTATGCTATTTCTGGCATGTGAAACAATCAGGGTGCCAATCAGTAAACAACTGAAAACTCCATATTAGACCATGTTTATTGAAAGACACAATGAACTAAGTAGAAACAGACACAGCTTACAGCACGACCACAAGAGCAGCAGTAATAGAAATAAACACTTACAGTACATACAGGTTCTATTTATCTGTGAAAACACTAACGTAGCACACACAACATCAGGGGCCTGGAAAGAGTGGCCTAAGAAGAGATCATCCCCGCATCAACGTACCAATTCACCCTGGCTGGACAAGCATCCAAATTGCAGTCAAAGAAGtgagaagaaacagaaacCCTTTACCGTGACTAGCTACAATGTACGTGATATTTATGACTCAAAACATCATTTAGAATGGGACTGCCAAAGTAGCGACTGACATATTCTAATACACCATTGATAGCTGACCTTAGCAAACTTATCATACTAAAGCTATTTGCACATGATAGTCATCTCAAGTCAATTAAGAATTAATCAGCAAATTAATTGTGCAATAAGATATGATCACAAAATCATACAATATTCTTCCACACACCAACAAGTTCCTCTAGAATATTTAGCAAGCTATTTTGGCCTTCCAGAATGCAAAGATAAAATCTATAGAAAGAATCAAAAACCCATCATAAAACCTAAGCTATAATTTTGAACACCAACACTAAATTGACTatataaataacaacaaagaGGATTCTTAACTGTGTAAGAACTTGTAGCAATCACTTGTATCGTTAGAAGCTAATACCTAGACTGTTACAGTACCTTTAAGTTGATTCCTGTTGCATTAAAGAGTCCTTCTGTGAGTTTAAATCTTTCTGTACCAAAGCTAGTGTTATAGCCATCGGGGAAATAGTATGGCAAAGTGGGCATGCTTGTCATACTGCAAgacaataaaaacacaaatagtaacaataacaaaaaccATTCACTCAACTTTACATTATCATATAACACTCACATTCACATCATGCACCTTCAAAGCAATAAGAAATGGCTCTAGTAAGGCTACCATTACCAAACGTCACTAATCTATGAAAACATGTACCCAAATTTAACTTCTGATGAACAGCTGAGCATGCAGCAAAGCATCACCACCTGTTATCCATGTGACTACACAAGGTCAACATTCATAATGTCAATCTGATGTGTCTGAAACCAAACCTACCCAAATTTTGGCAAAccttttaaattaatttaagcAAAGTCAGCAGTCATGCTGTCTTTGGAAGAGATGATGTGCTGTTCAAGAATTACCAGGcacaaaataaatatatagGTAATTGTAAATAGATCTCTCGTAACACTTTTAGAAGGAAATGCAGCATTATCACCTGTTATGACATTTTGTCAAATGACCATGAGTAAACATTCAGGGTGATCCTAGTCACCTAAAAAGAAATTCTCTATGGAATCAATCCTATGAAAAGAAACTCACCATTCAGTTTGTTAATTTCTATAAGTGTGCCAATCATGCAGCCCAAATTCTTTAGTAATAAGATTAAACCTGTAGTGATGTatcatatgcacacacacacacacacacacacacacacacacacacacacacacacacacacacacacacacactggacaaaTGGGAATTTAAAACCCTTCTTTTCCGAAATTGGCACTTTTGTCATAGAACAGGTTCTCCATGCACAGAAAGCAGAGCCCAGCACTAACAATCCACCTAGAGCTGGGTCATATACTTGCAGAGGCATTGACCATGGTGTAACTTTGTCATCTGCAATTCAAGTGCAGATGAAGTTTTGGAATGGTATCGCCAGAATCAGTAATTTTGTTCACTCGAATCTAGGTCAGGTACTCATCATATTCCTGAATcaaaagaggcaattgtgtttGAGTTCCTTGCCCATGGGAATTATGCCGTGCTCATCCCAGACTTACAGCTGTGACCCAAAAATcctggatgtttccattccACGATTCCTAATGCAACTCTAACAATTCAGCTACAGATACTGCACAGTGTGAGTATGCGTCTCCGTGTgtgcttgcacacacacacacacacacacacacacacacacacacacacacacacacacacacacacacacacacactggacaacTTGGACAAAAGTTGAGCCCTTCGTGTTGTTCGATAGCAACCGTAAGGTGAGTTGagaagatagctcccctgtcTGCAGATATGGCCTCCAAGCGCtatgtggaggcttagggccagtgGTAAAATTCACCTGAAGCTTGGCCaaagtcatccaggggcactgcaTGACGCAGCTCTGAGACTGGActccaaggcccacaagtactgTACCTGCCTCCTGCAAGACGTTACCGCCATGCCAGCAATCTAgtccccagtcaatgaccaggtagtcattttatactcctgagttgagagaggcaattgcgtACGAGTTCCTTGCCTAAAGAAATTACACCTGTGCCCACCCGTACCTAAACCTGCGACCcaaaggtcctggatgttgcGTTCTgtaaatgcaactctctaactaATTGAGCTACAaatgctacacacacacacacacacacacacacacacacacacacacacacacacacacacacacacactacacacacacacacacaaattctAATTAGGAATTAATACATAACATAAATGACCTGTCATCGAATGGACCATCAGCAACTTGGCAAACCGAGCACTTAAAATCATGAACAACTTCCTGAAACACCACAATAGTGTATATGACTAAGTATAAAACTCCAATATAAAACTTAAAAGTGTACACTTGTCCTACCTTCACCATGTAGTAATGATATGAATCAGTCACTTCAGGCACTTTCTTTCTTGTAAAGACAGCAGGACTGTTCTCGGCAACAAGTTCCTAACAGACGTAAAGCAGATAAGAGATCATTTAAGCACTCACTAAGATCAAGCAGATACAAAGTGACttggttgttaattaatgcgtTCAAATAACAGTCCTTCGTGCAATGAAACCCTGCATATCCAACTTCTGCAAAGCATTAAGTTAAAATGACATCACTCTACCTCAGCTTAAAACTAAAGATacttaaattgcaacaaactgtACAGCAAGATTTTATCGAGTAATTACATCAAACATGCAtgtgattaatatcaattagcaACAATTTTCAATTATCTTATTGAATACATAAAAACATATGTGGCAACTGTAGCGTACAAGCACAAGCGATTGTGTCCCTACAGCTTATTGTTTCTATTCCCAATCAATAAAAAACAAGATACAGCTGTTTCAAAGTCAGTAAGGTGAAGAAAGTCATTCAACTGAATTCCTAATATAAAACACATTTTGCCATGACATGAATAAAACACGAAATAACCAGAGGAAATGAcgttgcatgtgcatgttagCAAATGGCCGCATACAAGCATTTGGCTTgctacatactgtatatactgtTTCAACAAGACAGTTACATGAACAGTAACAATGTAACCAACTAAAGAAGGCACTGTGCCACCTGTTCTTGTCTGTGCAAAACCCTGTTTCCAGGCTTTGGACTAACATTCAGACAAACTAACTTTCTAACTGTTCAGTCAACACAGTAACTTCGATAATCACCCATTACATACATTGCAGCTGTACTGTTGCAACTTAATTAGGCTCATTGACAACATTCGTgttctaattaaattaagctATAAGTTATAAGTTATAAGCTATAGACACCCATTACAACCCATTTTCACAGTTCTTGCAGTAAACAGTTCATCGGATTAGTAGCTGCTCATATTTAAAATTGGTAACCAATAATCCTTACTGTCCACACTATGCATTGACTTTACAACTGCTACGCAGCATGACATTCAAACAGTTTAGACACCAATAAAGAATTGATGTGAACCACATTTCTGTGATACAACTAACTGTCAGATAAGCAAGTTCGGGAAAGAAACGAATGTTTCAGAAACAAGAGTTCAGAGAGCACATAACTCGTGCACACATAAAAACCATAGTAGACCTGGGGTTTAGCAAAGTTTTATGCTATAGGACCACTGCTGATTCTTTGCTGTTCACTCACTTCCGAGCCTAACTTAGTAAACTGTAGGAAAGGGGGTAACCAAACAAGAGAAAACCTAGCAGGTCTCTGACAGAGATCTAAGGTGATATCTGTGCATGCTGTAAACTGTTTGTGACACCAGAAACTGAACAAGAGTGCATGCAAAGCTTGTGCCTGTAATCATGCAGCAGCAATAGTATACCCAGAGTAGAGTACTTTGAATGATTGTCTATATATATGCCATTATAACAGACACTCATGGATTTCCTAGCTGACTGCAATGTTTCTAAACTACACGCTGTTTGCTAGCTTAACCCTTCCCATAATGTTCCAAAAATCCGACCAACATAGTAACATCCACAATCCCAAGGCCATGGACTGGTAAAATGATTAGGCTGGCTGTGTCTGATTATTCTGAGTTGTCTACGTCGACATGTCTCCATAGACAATAGCCTGGCCAAAAACATTTGCAGTAGCAAGAAAAGTGCCGCCAAACAGTTTTTGTAAAAAAAACAAGGCTGTAACATGTCTATTGGCTACCAAGAATCACAGTTGTGCATAAAGCCTTATATGCTAACGCACGCCCGAACCTCTTTCAGAACTCAAGTTTTGTCGTCGCTTGAGTTTTTGTCAGTACTGAAGTGTATGGACCTCCATTTTTGCAATTACTACTCGGATCTGACATCTACATCTTAGATATGACAATTTTCATGTGGatctcaacaacaaaaactacctcAGAACTGATTACTTACCCTTAGTACAGACACATAaggtaaacacaaacaaagtaaATTCAGTCTGTAGATAGAGTTAAGGCTGAGAGCAAATCCAAGAAAGTGACTGACCTTGTTCGCAACTAGATACGATGGTATGACATCTATCTTTCGTTCTGCAAAGAGAGATCTAATACAAACAATGTATGACTACAAGAATAATGTTAGGTATGCACACTAACTCGCTGAAACACtaacacatgcacgcacacacgtacacgcacacacgtacacacacacacacacacacacacacacacacacacacaaacacatacacacacacacacacacacacacacacacacacacacacacacacacacacacacacacacacacacacacctggccTGTGAAGTCAGAAACTCTCCAGCCAATGGAGACCTAACTATGGCTAAACAGAAAGCAATCATTAAACAGTGTCATGAggtcgcgcgcgcgcgcgcgcgtgtgtgtgtgtgtgtgtgtgtgtgtgtgtgtgtgtgtgcgtgcgtgtgtgtgttgcattatGACATAATACCATTGACTCAATGAAATGATACACTGACACAACGTATAAACTAATACAATTGGTGATTGCCAAACATTTCATGGTAATTGCAATAGGTACAAAGACACCTTCTGCCTTGCCTGTTTGTGTCAAGAACAATCTGACAA harbors:
- the LOC134180997 gene encoding actin-like protein 6A: MSGGVYGGDEVGALVFDIGSYTLRAGYAGEDTPKVDIPTTVGVIRNSESADAQPMETNEEAVAEESTGHKYFIGTNSLRVPHVGKELINPVKDGMIEDWDIIKLLIDHVYQKHFYSEASEHPVLFSESAWNTRAKREKLTEMMFEQYNVPAFFLCKSAVLTAFANGRTTGLIIDSGADQTAAVPVHDGYALQQAIVRSPLAGEFLTSQARSLFAERKIDVIPSYLVANKELVAENSPAVFTRKKVPEVTDSYHYYMVKEVVHDFKCSVCQVADGPFDDSMTSMPTLPYYFPDGYNTSFGTERFKLTEGLFNATGINLKGVHGGGLLGIPQVATTSAGMCDVDIRSGIYSCVLLCGGNSLLPGFTDRITRELTMRTPPSMRLKVISNNSTIERRFSSWIGGSILASLGTFQQMWISQREYQEQGKACVERKCP